Proteins found in one Macaca nemestrina isolate mMacNem1 chromosome 4, mMacNem.hap1, whole genome shotgun sequence genomic segment:
- the LOC139362895 gene encoding putative zinc finger protein 727 — protein MEERSYKCEECNKAYRWFSHLARHKRIHTGEKPYKCNECGKAFTSIFSLSQHKRIHIGEKPYKCNECGKAFMCILALSQHKRIHTGEKPYICKECGKAFTCSSTLTNHKRIHMEERPYKCEECGKTFKSFSVLTNHKRIHTGEKSYK, from the coding sequence ATGGAAGAGAGATCctataaatgtgaagaatgtAACAAAGCCTACAGGTGGTTCTCACACCTTGCTcgacataagagaattcatactggagagaaaccctacaaatgtaatgaatgtggaaaagcttttACATCGATCTTCTCCCTTAGtcaacataagagaattcatattggagagaaaccctacaaatgtaatgaatgtggaaagGCTTTTATGTGTATCTTGGCCCTTAGtcaacataagagaattcatactggagagaaaccctacatctgtaaagaatgtggcaaagcctttaccTGCTCCTCAACCCTTACTAACCACAAGAGAATTCATATGGAAGAGAgaccttacaaatgtgaagaatgtggcaaaacctttAAGAGCTTCTCAGTCCTTACTAATCATaagagaattcacactggagagaaatcctacaaatga